Sequence from the Helianthus annuus cultivar XRQ/B chromosome 13, HanXRQr2.0-SUNRISE, whole genome shotgun sequence genome:
TCATGTTTTGGATTTTGATATTACTACTAATACCTTGCATGATAttactttgaattttgatattattactaatatttttcaaatatatatgtatatatatacataaattaTGCATGATATAAAAGTTACCACCATAGCACCATTATTACCTACCTATGTATCATATAGCGAACCTTGACCGCAATTTGATTTTGGACTGCTATAAGTGCATAGCTTAATACTCTATGGTTTTAGAAATCCTTCATGGGTCGTCCTCATGGAcaatgcccccccccccccccccaatcatgTCATTTCAAACATCTTATATAATGGTTTAATTGTGCAGGAGGATATGGTGGGATTGAATTTTGATGTCTAAGGACCATTTTCTTACATGGAGCAAGTTAGGTCAATTTCTTTtgaggttttgaagatgttgttTCATAACCAAGTAGTTGGACCATCAAACGCATGATTTGTGGTTACTATTTCTATGTGGTATACTTCAGTTGATTTTGTTATCTATATAACTTAAGCTTATAATCATTTCTGTCTATGATGTTGCTTTGTTATGTTAGTTTTTGCAAAACCGTTGTTTCAAAGtttcattattttttatttaacaaAGGCTTCACTTGGTTGATGGCAAATACACATTAAGGGTATACGGTGTGGTGCGGCAAAGGGAAGTGGCAAAGTGGTTTGCCGCGCGGCAACACCGCCGCCAACCCCTTTGCCGCGTCGGTTTCTTTCTCGCTCGGTAACATATTGCCGATCGGTAACATGAGAGAgggtagtgagagagagagagaggggatgttgtgggtggggtccattcctatctcaaccaatcacaattttttcctttttttttaaaatactttaccacttcaccaagtgtttaaaccattgccaacacttttcaccaaagtttaaacacttttgacttATTGACATGGcacgctctgattggtcggttttttggtttgccacttcaaaatgtttaaccactccttacaccctaagggtatgtttggctaagcttttcaaaacaacttattgacttattgacttatcaaaaagccaataagttgtttttgtgtttggcTAAGCCAGTCCTTTTAGAAATGGCTTtttgcaaagaagaaaaaggaggtttcaagaagtcacaatattgtgactttTTGCCcagcttttaacttttcaaactacaaattaccaatataccccttcTTTACCCCCTTATATCTAAAAaaatgtccattttggtcattttacatcaataagctaatccaaacacttttttttaaaaacttcttTTCAAAAAGTCTTTTTTccaaaagtcctttttaactataataagcttagccaaacatgccctaagctACTATCTAGAGCAAAAGAACTAGGTTATATGCGAACATGAATTGTATGCtaatttattgagaatttttctaaaaatgagtcaaacctaaaaaaattaacataataGAGATTGAATTCGAAAAAAACATTCtctataataataaataaaaataaagtatacTTTTcacttttaattatttttgttctACGTGTCATTTTCTTAACAATTCTCACtaaaaattagatttatttatcTAATTTAAAACTTTCAGTAATCTAGGAGATCACTACACCAGTTTTCAAATTTTatccaaaaagtttgaaatcaAAATTTGCATATTtaacaccctatagccttatacATTATCAAATGTTGACAAGATTAAAATTTAACATGTTGGCTTAGAGAAATTTTCAATAGAGTAAACTTCCATTTTGGTTCTTAAGGTTTGGTCACGTTtgtcactttagttcaaaactcaaaccttgtgcatctgggtccctgtggtttcagttttattgccattttggtccaataatgaaatcaggtcatatttgtcttataaaatcctgtaaTTTTGTGATTTTaatcaggggcaaatcaggtaatatttgtcttataaaatatagtacttatttataaaaaaagaaaagatcattttgcccctaaggaaaagaacaaaatagcaggattttataagacaaatatgaacTGATTtcaattttggactaaaatgccaataaaactgaaaccacagggacacagatgcaaaaagtttgagttttgaactaaagtggcaaaagtaatcaaaccacatggaccaaaatggcagtttactctttccAATAAGATAAGAGATAAGAAACTAACATTCTGATTATTACTAGTACTAGTGTTTTTAATGTCCTAAAATATACAGGCTTTGGGCCATGGGTGGATTTAGGCTCTCGTGGTTCATTTCATTGAATGGCCCAATTTATCAAACAAGGCCTAAAGGCTAACCCACGATGACTTACAGCTGCTAACACAACCAAACATTAACACAAGAATAGACATGAATCCATATTTGTCGTAATTCTATAAAAACTCATGTGTAACAAAAATAAAACAGTTGAACCGTAATCCTAGTTATGATCACATGCCGTATATTCAAACATGACGTGTTGACTCGACTAAACCCAAGTACACAGAACAGAACCATCTTTCATTTTTTCCAAAGAAAGTTCTTAAGTGAAATCTATGAGATAGGAGTAGGGATGTAATCAAATTGAACGAACGCGAAAAAGCggatgtttgtgttcgttcatcatcatcatactcagtaaatctcacaaatagcaaaactaaggtagGATCTGAGGATAGTAAGATATAaacagtcttacctctaccccgtagaaaTAGAGAGGCTGTTTCCAATGAGACCCCGTCTCCATGGTAGTTTTGCGTCAAGCCAtgtccgtgttcgttcattaaggaataACATGTttgcgaactgttcacgaacacatatgttcgttcattaaggaaattcagttgttcatgAACACTGGTCTTGAACGCAGACGAATAAAAAGGAACGTAACAatcatttaacttgaaaataaaagataaaaacatTGTTAACCTTAAACATTGGACGTAaatagttaaatacaaccatcaaatgataaatcaaaacacaagaagtctactacaaccaccaaacgatgaatcaagcttaactaacttagacataattatcccaaaaaatgtcttgaatgtccaaattttagctaacttagaaaaaacaGAGTTttaagttttcaatatgtttagataaaaaaggtttagtatttatttaattttttaatataatcaaacgaacacaaacgaacgaacatgaacgaacGTATGTTTGTTCACTATACACTAACTGAACGAATTTTTTTGTTCCTCTttgttcgttaagctaatcgaacgaacataaacagacttcccgccgaacggttcacgaactttTCGTTGAACGTTTGATTTGTTTACACATAATTATATAGCTAATCATTTTATATTTATACAGTAACaactataatatttttttaatgaagtatATCATTTTACGTTTATAGCATGTGTTGATACCATAACGACCCAATACCGACTGAATTACCGTCGCATCGCACGCATGGATACAGAAAAATCGTTGCCCGTCGCGAAGAGCGAGCATACCTTTAACCATAGTTAAGACAATATATGAACACGTGGTCCAATACCGGAACAAAAAATAAAGTGCTGATCTAGAACCAGTTCTCAATCAAGAGATGTTCATTCCATAAAAAAGAGTTGATAAACCAACATGAAAAGCTTAAATACAAATAGCATCCATTTTAGGACCATAATTTACACACACAATTCACATAACTCTTTCAACATTTGAGTAGTTTAAGATCTGCTCTTGAAAGGGATGGCCCTGATGACTATCACATGGTAGATAGCAGCAAGTGCAGCTCCAATGAATGGACCAACCCAGAAAATCCACTGcaaatattagaaaaaaaaaaacaaaatttaccCTTTTAGCACATTCATATTAAATGTAGAAATTGCAACTAAAAAAAATAATCTTGATATGTTTGTATGATTAATATGTGGTTTGAAATGATTGACTTACGTGGTCGTTCCAGGCATGGTCCTTGTTGTAGATGATTGCGGCTCCAAGACTTCTTGCAGGGTTGATACCGGTTCCGGTGATGGGGATGGTGGCTAAGTGAACCAAGAACACCGCAAACCCGATTGGGAGAGGTGCCAAAATCTGCAAATGTTTCACAAGTTTTATATTCAacttaaaaaaatatgtttttttatcaAACTTTTATACGACTCATACACAAAGGACTCAATTGACCTTGGACTGTTCCATCCAAGTCTAACCGAGCCCAAGGTGGTCATGACTGGTCCCGGACCACTAGGcattttaaacaataaaattgtcTATGTCTAGGTCTAGGTCTGGGACCAGTCTTTTGACACACCTATAGGCTATACTTTAATGGCCTTTAGCTTTACTATAATATTTATGGTGAATTGACAAATATGACCTTCCACTTAAAGTTATCTAAACAAATAATGACCAAGAAAGCACTAGAGCACTAGAAaacatagagagagagagagagagatgcatTGCACATGAGAGTGAGACCATCATTAACATGCCATGGAAAAATTTGATAAAGACATAAAGCTACTTGCCAAACTTTCCAAGATTCTCCCAACAAGAACAAAATGACATAAGGGGTAGTTTTGTCATTATCCATAGAATGTTCATTGAACATTCTTTACAACAATGAGCCTTATTCCCAAAACCACTTGTTGTGTAGTATCAAAAACcaaaaacaatttatttttttCAAGATCAAATTTGTCACCAAGAAAAGTGAGATTTTTCAATAGCATAATCAAATTATAATGCTacaagaatttaaaaaaaaaatcaactcaAGACCGAAAATCGCAAGAATGCGAATCGTCGGGTGTTGTTTTATTCATatggaaataaaaaaaaaacagctgATTTTTTTCAAAGAACAAACTAGCAACCAAGAAAATCAAGATTTCTTTTCGAACAATCGAACCTAATAGATTTTTTATCCTACAAGAACAAAATTGCAATATATATCATCCTTGTCGAATTAGGATTCGTATTTCGTAACGAACCAAAAACATCAaaatcagacccgaaactcagatatTCTAAGTTAAAGTTACTTATTTGTTAACAATATTGGTTTCATATGCACAAATTCCTTTAAATTATGTAAGATATTCAAGACAAATAACCAACTATAAACACAATTATGAGGATATGAAGAGTATACACACCGGAACATGCGAGTCTCTGGCGCTTCTCTTGGCATCAGTGGCCGAAAAGACGGTGTAAACGAGGACGAAAGTACCAACAATCTCAGCACCAAGACCACTACCCTTGGTGTAACCATGGGCTACAGAATTGGCTCCACCACCCAAAGTGTTGAACTCGTTCTTGCCCATGAACCCTTTGACCACACCCGCACCGCAGATGGCTCCAAGACACTGCATAACCATGTAGAACACTGCCCTGGTCAATGAGAGCTTTCTTGCCAACAACAAACCGAATGTCACTGCTGGGTTAATGTGTCCTCCTGTTTTAAATCAATAGATACAACATTTAACATATAAAGATTAGTTTTTTACACAAGATTAAGCAAATATGTGGTTAATTTAAAGAGGGTTAGGAGAAAAAATTGTAAATATTCACATATAAAGATTAGTTTTTTACACAAAATACAAAGAACCCATATCATATCAAGTAAATATGTGGTCAATTTAAAGAGGGTTAGGagaaaattttatatatattaaaatccAAAGAACATATCTTGAAGCTATAGAGAAAACacatttttcttgaaaaataagtgtCAACTTCAAGAAAAAACTTATATTTGCAAAATTATAAACTTTTTTcagtagatttttttttttttttttttgcacaaatAATGAATAATTCCATATCATATCAAGCAAAATTATGTTCAATTCATAAGGGTTAGCACAAAACACAAAAGTATTGaaacccaaataaaaaaaaaattgagctTTGAGGGAAAACAACATTTTCTTGAAAATCAAGTGTAAAGTTCAAGAAAACCTTATCTTGAACTCTTGCAGCACactttttttctttctaaaaatGGTAGCTTAAAACCAAACTCAATTATAAATTTTACTAAAATCCTTACTCAGATTAAAGTTAAAAACACTCAAAATTGTGAAGTATACCATCAAGAGGATCCAAAACAATCACTAAATTAACACTTAGATGATTAAAAAACACACTTTTGAGgctacttaaaaaaaaaaaaaaaaaaaaaaaaaacagaatttgAAACAAGGGTATGGAAGATAATATACCTGAGATACCAGCAGTACAATACACAAGGGCAAAGATCATACCACCAAAGGCCCAAGCAATCCCTTGAATACCCACAGTGCCACACTTGGTGGGAGATTTGACCACACCCATGACAGTCAACACAGAGATATACAAGAACAAGAAAGTGGCTATGAACTCAGCAATACCAGCTCTGTAAAAAGACCATGAAGAGAGTTCACCAGGCTCAAACAAGGGTGCTGGTGGTGGTTCTTTGTAATCTTTGTCAGTTTGAGCTGATGTTCCAATGGGTTGTCTCTCTGAGAACTTGTTGGCTCCAAGCCTAACATCCTCTTCCTTACCCTCcattgtttctctctctagaaggtTTGGTTTCTCTCTCTAGGTTTGATTACCAAGTGGTGAGTTTGTTTGTGAGGAGTGTGGATGGTGTTCAAGGGGTTTTATAGTTGAGATGTCATTTGGGATATGTTTGTTAattatgtttttagtttgttttaatATAACAAATATTAAGTAGTTATGTTATTGTTAAATAATTATTTTCAAACTGTCaatgaaaaataataataactagtattaagcattCCTGCGTTGCGATGAGGGCAAGCACTAATGTTACACTACTGCCAGCGACCATCGACATTGAAGTTGTGGTGTTAATGCGAataaattaaaccgaaacgtaaaacatagaataaaataactaagttgatctagaactcgcgcgttacgatgaaaaccataatgcatacattacaacaatcattgcatcaatatgttgcaaattatatttatacaagattttggctaaattaatt
This genomic interval carries:
- the LOC110899589 gene encoding aquaporin PIP1-3, with translation MEGKEEDVRLGANKFSERQPIGTSAQTDKDYKEPPPAPLFEPGELSSWSFYRAGIAEFIATFLFLYISVLTVMGVVKSPTKCGTVGIQGIAWAFGGMIFALVYCTAGISGGHINPAVTFGLLLARKLSLTRAVFYMVMQCLGAICGAGVVKGFMGKNEFNTLGGGANSVAHGYTKGSGLGAEIVGTFVLVYTVFSATDAKRSARDSHVPILAPLPIGFAVFLVHLATIPITGTGINPARSLGAAIIYNKDHAWNDHWIFWVGPFIGAALAAIYHVIVIRAIPFKSRS